One genomic window of Dermacentor andersoni chromosome 8, qqDerAnde1_hic_scaffold, whole genome shotgun sequence includes the following:
- the LOC126526436 gene encoding thiamine-triphosphatase-like, with protein MTAAEPAARCREIERKFRVPPDVERRLLALGASLVSRRTFVDAYYDTEDYFLCLRDHWLRLRSDENNTWELKHRRKGDASCGAAAAYREVRGDAQIMATLGEVLPRARLVNDAQRVSDLVANGTLRELALITTVRKTFKAPGMNAVVDIDETDWGFSVGEIEVVLVESDDGSDLAGADVERATAEIAALSSQLGVDEEGPPPEGKVESYLKLRRPELYYRLLDCIWSRHKATDI; from the coding sequence ATGACGGCAGCAGAGCCTGCCGCTCGTTGCCGAGAGATCGAACGCAAGTTCAGGGTGCCGCCAGACGTCGAGCGGCGCCTGCTCGCACTCGGAGCCAGCCTCGTGTCGCGTAGGACCTTCGTAGACGCTTACTACGACACGGAAGACTACTTCCTCTGCCTGCGAGACCACTGGCTTAGGTTGCGTAGCGATGAGAACAACACGTGGGAGCTGAAGCATCGCAGAAAGGGAGACGCGTCGTGCGGAGCAGCCGCTGCCTACCGAGAAGTGCGCGGTGACGCTCAGATAATGGCGACGCTCGGAGAAGTGCTTCCACGGGCTAGGCTCGTGAATGACGCCCAGCGGGTCAGCGACCTGGTCGCCAACGGCACGCTTCGGGAGTTGGCACTGATAACGACCGTTCGCAAGACGTTCAAGGCGCCGGGAATGAACGCCGTCGTGGACATTGACGAGACCGACTGGGGCTTTTCGGTCGGCGAAATAGAGGTCGTGCTCGTCGAATCTGACGACGGATCGGATCTGGCCGGAGCCGACGTCGAGAGGGCCACCGCCGAGATCGCGGCGCTCTCCTCCCAGCTTGGTGTCGACGAGGAAGGGCCGCCGCCGGAAGGAAAAGTGGAAAGTTACCTGAAGCTTCGACGACCTGAGCTGTATTATCGCCTGCTCGACTGTATATGGTCACGTCACAAAGCTACAGACATCTAA